In Sandaracinaceae bacterium, the sequence CGCGGCCAGGTGCGGTGCGACAGCTGCAACGGCTCGGGCGGCGTGATGGGCACGCCCACGGTGTGGTCCGCCATCGAGCTGCACCGCGAGCTGCGGGTGATCGAGGCGAGCGAGCTGCCGCTCGACCTGTTCCTGGCGCTGCAGAACACCACCAGCGACAGCGTGGTGGTGCACACCCAGGAGGACCAGCGCATCGACGGGCTGCGGCGCAGCCAGGGCTACCGCGACGACGCCATGCAGGGGACCGATGCGCGCTTGCACAGCGTGGTGAGTGCGCTGGCGGCAGCGCCCGGGGTGGACCCGGGTGACCGCATCGTGAGGCAGCGGCTCGAGGTGCGGCAGGTGCCGGTGTTCCGGCTGCTGCTCACCCGGAGCGAGCCCATCTTCGTGTACGGCGACCCGCCGCGCATCCTCCCCGAGGACGCGTTGGTGTCCGTGGGCGGCAAGGTGGCGCGCGTGGCCCCATGGTTGGCGGCGTTGGCCACCGCCGTAGCTGGCACACTCTGGGCCTGGTCGCGCTGAGCGCGGATCGCTCACCTCTCCGTGACGCTGCACGCCGCAGCCTGCGTGGTGCGCTGCATCATGCGTCCGTCGGGCACCATGTCGAAGCCCATGGGCGTGTACAGCCCGTGCGCGTCGCGCGTGCCCAGCATGACCCGGCGCAGGCCCGCGAGCCGCGGGTGGTCCACCAGGTTGCGCACCAGCACCTTCGAGATGCCGCGCCCACGATAGTCGCGGTGCACGAACACGTCGGCCAGCCACGCAAAGGTGGCGCTGTCGGTCACCACGCGCCCAAAGGCCACCATCCGACCGTCGGGCGCGTAGGCGGCCATCGTGTACGAGCCCACCACCGCGCGCACCAGCGTGTCTGCCGTGAGGTCGGTGGCCCAGTACGATTCGTCGCGCAGCCAGCCCAGCAAGCGCGGCAGGTCGAGGCGCGTCGCGTCGCCAGAAAATGTCACCTCGGCGTGCATCAGGAAGGGCTCGAGGTGCGGCGCGCGCCGCAGCCGGGCGGCCACCACCGAGGGGGGCGGCGTGGGCGTGCCCACCGGATGCGCGGCGTCGGGCTCGGGCGCCAGGGTGGCCTCCACCAGCGGCAGCACACCCGCCCAGTGGGGCAGCGGCAGGTCGTCTTCGTCGTCCACCGGCCCGGCGCTCCGGATCTTGACGGAGGCCTCCGTGAGCGACAGCGCCACCACGCGCGTCACGCGCAGCTCGGCGTCACTGGCCGGCCGGCACTCTTCCGCGCGGCCCGGCAAGGCGTGGTCCACGATGGCGTCGAGCGCGGCGCGCTTCTCGGCGTCGGTGTCCACCTCGCGCAGCCGCCCAAAGACCACGGCGCTGCGGTAGTTCATGGAGTGGTGCATGGCCGAGCGCGCCAGCACCAGCCCGTCCACGCGCGTGGCCACCAAGCACACCTCGGTGTCCTCGGCGCGGCCGCCGCGCAGCAGCGCGTTGCCCACGGCGCCGTGCAGGTAGAGCGTGTCGTCGATGCGCGCGAACACCATGGGCAGCGCCATGGGCGCCGGCGTGGCCACGTGCACGTGGGTGCAGTCGCCGAGGAGATCGTAGAGCGCCTCACGGTCGGTCACGGCCCGCATGGCCCGACGGTGCAGCGTGGTGCGGGGCGTGGGCGAGAGCGGAGCGAGCTTTGGGGCGATGTCTTCCATGCGGCTGAACGTGCCGCACAGCTGGTACTCTCGAAAGAGCCAGATCGGAGAACTGGACTAGACCAGTTGGGCCAGCTCCCGCTGCGCCCTCATGCGGCGCGCACACTCACCCAGCGCGGGATGGCCGGGAGCGACACCAGCAGCATGCCCAGCGCCAGCCCCGCCACGCTGCCATACCCGAGACAGCGGCAGCCCAGCGCCCCGGTGGCCACGATGAGCGGAAAGCCCGCCACGAAGAACAGCAGCGGGTCGCGGTCACGCTCGGCCCGGCGGGCGAAGGCCACCCCGATGAGCAAGCCAGTGGCCGCGCAGGCGGGCATGCACCACGACATGCAGGCCCCGGCCACGCACACGTGCCCGAACGACTGCACCACGTGGGTGACCGCGAAGGGCAGCGCGCCGTAGACCAGCGCGGGCAGCACGGCCCGGCCGAAAGCGCCGCCCAGGAACACGGCGAGAGTGCCCGCCAGGAACGCCGCCATGCCGAACCACACGGCACGCGGGTCCGAGCCGGCCAGGAGCGCGACCGCCGTGTAGGCCAGTGCCGGGGCGGCATGCGTGAGCGCCAGCTTGGCGCGGCCACGCTGGTAGGCGCTATGGGCGGCGGTGATGGCGTGCGGGTCAGGTGCCATGGACATCCTTCAGGAAGGCGCGCAGGCGCGTCATGGCGCGCTCGCGCCGCTTCCGAAACGTGGCGTCGCTGGGGTGGGACTCCGTGAGCACCTGCTCGATGACCTGGCGGTCCCCGGGCGACAAGAGCGCGATCGCCTCGCGCAAGTGCTGCAGCTCGCCCCTCTGGATGGCGTCCTCTTCGGGGGACGCGTGCCCGCTCGCGTGGGCCTGCGCGGCATCGAGCGGCGCGCTGCGGTCGCGCCGCGCGCGGGTGTGGGCGCTGCGCAGCTCCCAGCCGGTGAGGGTCAAGGCCCAGGCGTAGGCATCGCGCGCCGGGTCGTAGCGCGGCGCCTCCGCGAACAGCTTGAGCAACGCCGCCTGGGTCACGTCGTCGGCCTCGTGCTCGCGTGCGGGTCCGAGAGCGCGGCCCACGAAGGCGCGCAGCGCAGGCCACAGCAGTCGATACGCTGGGTCGATCGCGCCACGATCGCCATCGGCGAGCCGCACGAAGAGCGCGTTGAGCTCCGTGCGGAGCTCAGGCGGCAGGGTCCAGGCGGAGGGAGACGACAAGGCCCAGGATCATGGGGCGTTGTGGTCACAGCCGCCAGCGCAGGCGCTGCAGTCACCGCCGCCATCGCACACATCGCACGCACAGGTCGAGCCGCAGCCGCAGTCCGACGCGTTCGCGCGGAGGGCATAGCCCGTCGCGCCAGCAATGGGCAGGGCGAGGATGGCGAGGAACGTGAGGAACTTCTTCTTGGTGGTCATGCCTGTATGGGCCGCAGGAGGCCCAGGCGTGACAGCCCCCGCCCGAATTCGTTACGCTGAGGCATGGCACGAGGCGGACGAAGCAAGCGCAAGAAGCGCGAGGCCAGTGAGGAAGGCGAGCCCAAGCACGCAGTCGGACGGCTGCACGCCGCGTTGGTGGGCGGCCTGGTGGGTGCCGGTGCGGGCGCGGTGTTCGCCGCCGAGTGGCTGGAGGATCTAGAGCTGCTGGTGCCGCTCGCCGCGGGTGGCGCGCTGGTCACGGCGGTGCTGGCAGCGGTGATGGGCGACAAGGTCTGGGAGACCATCACGGACTGGCTGTAGCGGGGATGCGCGCGCCGGCCAGCATGCTGGGCTGGGCTACTCGGTCGGCTCGGTGAACCCGAAGTTCTGCACCCAGTGGAAGTCGTGCAGCCCGATGCCGATCTCGTTGGAGCCGGTGGACAGGATGTTGTTGCGGTGGCCGGGGGAGTTCATCCACGAGTCCATGACGGACTCGGCCGACTGCTGGCCCGCTGCGATGTTCTCGCCACGTGGGCTGCCGTCGTAGTTGGCGTCGACGGCGCGGTCGCCGAACTCGCGGCCGTCCAGCGAGGTGTGGCTGAAGTAGTCCTGCGCCACCATGTCCTCGGCGTGCCGCTGCGAGGCCACGGCGAGCTCGCTGCTCCAACCGTACGGTGCGAGGCCACGCGACACACGCTCTTGGTTCACGAGCTGGAACACGGCGCACACCTCGGCCTCCATGTCCGCCGTGCAGTCCGGGACGGCGGTGGCGTCACTGCACGCGAGGGACGTCGTCATCAGAGCCAGCACCAGGAGCAGCAGGGCACGTGGGGTCGGTCGCATGGGCACACCTCTCTATCTGGGGAGCGCGCAGCGTAGCAAGCTGCGCTAGCGTCTGGCTATGCACTCGCTCCCCCCAGCGCCTCGGCAGACCGTCTCGTTGTTGTCGCTCGCCCTCGCGGGCGCCACGTTCGCGGCACCCGCGCGCACGCTCGCCCAGGACTGCGACTGCGACCACACGGTGGCCCTCGGCGTGACCGAGGTGGACGGCGACGCGCTGGGCTACGCGCCCGGAGACCGGGTGTGCGTCACGTCCGGTGAGCGTGAGTTCCTGCGCTTCCAGCACCTCACGGGCAGTGAGAGCGAGCCCATCATCATTCTCAACTGCGGTGGCCTCGTGCGCATCCACAACACCACGCGCGCCTACGCGCTGGTCTTCGAGGACGACTCGCGCTTCTTCCACCTGACGGGCACGGGGGACCCGGCGCTGACCTACGGCTTCGAGATCTCGGCGCCCGATCGCGATCCGTGGCCCGGCGTGGGGCTGTGGCTCAACGGCCGCTCCACCAACTACGAGGTGGACCACGTGGAGGTGCACGACACGGGCTTCGCGGGGGTCATGTCGAAGACCGATCCGTTCTGCGACGGAAGCGCCGACCAAGGCACGTTCACGCAGCGCGACGTGTGGTTCCACCACCTCTACGTGCACGACACCGTGGGCGAGGGCTTCTACATCGGGAGCACGCAGGCCAACGGCCACACCATCACGTGTGACGGCGCACAAGAGGTGCACCAGCCGCACTTCCTCGAGGGCATCGCGCTGACCGACTCGCGCATCGAGCGCACGGGCTGGGACGGCGCGCAGATCGGCATGGCGCGCAGCGACTGCGTGGTGGCGCGCAACGTGATCGTGGACGTGGGCAGCGAAGACGTGGAGTTCCAGCAGCAGGGGCTGCAGATTGGCAGCTTCTCAGCCTGCGAGATCGCAGCGAACGTGCTGGCAGAGGGCCCCACCAACGGCATCTTCGTGCTGGAGGCCGACGACACGTGGGTGCACGACAACGTGGTCTCGAACTTCGCAGGCGACGGCATCTACGCGAACGTGCGCGACCGCTTCACGGGCGTGAGCTACCGCTTCCACTTCAACACCATCGTGAACTCGGGCGGCGCCGCCATGCGCGTGTTCGGGCCAACGCTGGGGCCGAGCGAAGCGCGCTCCAACCTGGCGGTGGGGGCTGGCGGTGGCATCAGCGCAGGCGGCGACGTGAGCTGGACGGCCGAGGGCAACGTGACCCTGGCCAGCACCGCGCTCGCGCGCTTCGTGAGCGGCACGGACTTCCATCTCGAGGCCGACTCGCCCGCGCGTGGGGC encodes:
- a CDS encoding GNAT family N-acetyltransferase → MEDIAPKLAPLSPTPRTTLHRRAMRAVTDREALYDLLGDCTHVHVATPAPMALPMVFARIDDTLYLHGAVGNALLRGGRAEDTEVCLVATRVDGLVLARSAMHHSMNYRSAVVFGRLREVDTDAEKRAALDAIVDHALPGRAEECRPASDAELRVTRVVALSLTEASVKIRSAGPVDDEDDLPLPHWAGVLPLVEATLAPEPDAAHPVGTPTPPPSVVAARLRRAPHLEPFLMHAEVTFSGDATRLDLPRLLGWLRDESYWATDLTADTLVRAVVGSYTMAAYAPDGRMVAFGRVVTDSATFAWLADVFVHRDYRGRGISKVLVRNLVDHPRLAGLRRVMLGTRDAHGLYTPMGFDMVPDGRMMQRTTQAAACSVTER
- a CDS encoding sigma-70 family RNA polymerase sigma factor, whose amino-acid sequence is MSSPSAWTLPPELRTELNALFVRLADGDRGAIDPAYRLLWPALRAFVGRALGPAREHEADDVTQAALLKLFAEAPRYDPARDAYAWALTLTGWELRSAHTRARRDRSAPLDAAQAHASGHASPEEDAIQRGELQHLREAIALLSPGDRQVIEQVLTESHPSDATFRKRRERAMTRLRAFLKDVHGT
- a CDS encoding CAP domain-containing protein, which encodes MRPTPRALLLLVLALMTTSLACSDATAVPDCTADMEAEVCAVFQLVNQERVSRGLAPYGWSSELAVASQRHAEDMVAQDYFSHTSLDGREFGDRAVDANYDGSPRGENIAAGQQSAESVMDSWMNSPGHRNNILSTGSNEIGIGLHDFHWVQNFGFTEPTE
- a CDS encoding right-handed parallel beta-helix repeat-containing protein, encoding MHSLPPAPRQTVSLLSLALAGATFAAPARTLAQDCDCDHTVALGVTEVDGDALGYAPGDRVCVTSGEREFLRFQHLTGSESEPIIILNCGGLVRIHNTTRAYALVFEDDSRFFHLTGTGDPALTYGFEISAPDRDPWPGVGLWLNGRSTNYEVDHVEVHDTGFAGVMSKTDPFCDGSADQGTFTQRDVWFHHLYVHDTVGEGFYIGSTQANGHTITCDGAQEVHQPHFLEGIALTDSRIERTGWDGAQIGMARSDCVVARNVIVDVGSEDVEFQQQGLQIGSFSACEIAANVLAEGPTNGIFVLEADDTWVHDNVVSNFAGDGIYANVRDRFTGVSYRFHFNTIVNSGGAAMRVFGPTLGPSEARSNLAVGAGGGISAGGDVSWTAEGNVTLASTALARFVSGTDFHLEADSPARGAGVAVTGLEYDAEGYPRATPPAAGAYEYRDPSVDAGVTLRDAGSPFPSGGGGGGCGCRIARASHDTRASHAALVLLGLALARRVRRSRR